In Archocentrus centrarchus isolate MPI-CPG fArcCen1 chromosome 16, fArcCen1, whole genome shotgun sequence, a single window of DNA contains:
- the LOC115794678 gene encoding CCN family member 3, with protein MANLVDRVVFVFFITAQVFTLVWSQVCPRRCQCPKEPPMCPPGVPLILDDCVCCLVCARQKGQVCSDMNPCDTRKGLQCDYSADVHKRTGICAAPKGAVCVIDGSVYQNGQTFFPSCKYQCICRDGQVACVSRCNVDVMLPGPDCPVPRRIQVPGECCEKWVCEPQAGTSALGGFAMAAYRQEETVSFDGWDPNLNCIEQTTEWGACSRTCGMGLSTRVTNKNSRCEMVKQSRLCMIRPCDEQQVQLAQLARKRDTRCQKMVRSDKAIHLSHKNCTSVQAYKPRFCGSCTDGRCCTPHRTKTALVDFQCANGKTARRLVMVIMTCACHSHCPRDNAVWPPSELGYTGMRI; from the exons ATGGCCAATCTGGTGGATAGAgtggtgtttgttttcttcatcACAGCACAG gTTTTTACACTGGTCTGGTCCCAGGTGTGTCCACGGAGATGCCAGTGCCCTAAGGAGCCCCCCATGTGTCCCCCCGGGGTGCCCCTGATTCTGGATGATTGTGTTTGCTGCCTGGTGTGCGCCCGTCAAAAAGGGCAGGTCTGCTCTGACATGAACCCCTGTGACACACGTAAAGGGCTGCAGTGCGACTACTCGGCTGACGTCCACAAAAGGACTGGCATCTGTGCAG CTCCCAAGGGAGCTGTGTGTGTTATAGATGGTTCTGTCTACCAGAATGGTCAGACCTTTTTCCCCAGCTGTAAGTATCAGTGTATATGCCGCGACGGGCAAGTAGCATGTGTGTCACGCTGCAACGTGGATGTTATGCTGCCTGGGCCCGACTGCCCCGTGCCACGCAGGATCCAGGTGCCTGGAGAGTGCTGCGAGAAGTGGGTGTGTGAGCCCCAGGCTGGGACCAGTGCACTGGGTGGCTTTGCCATGGCAG CCTACCGTCAGGAAGAAACTGTAAGCTTTGATGGCTGGGACCCAAACCTGAACTGCATTGAGCAGACTACAGAGTGGGGCGCCTGCTCTCGAACATGTGGCATGGGGCTCTCCACCAGGGTCACAAATAAGAACAGTCGCTGTGAGATGGTGAAGCAGAGTCGACTGTGTATGATCAGACCCTGTGATGAGCAGCAGGTCCAGCTGGCACAGCTTGCGCGAAAG AGAGACACTAGGTGCCAGAAGATGGTGAGGAGTGACAAAGCCATTCACCTCTCCCATAAGAACTGCACCAGTGTCCAAGCCTACAAACCTCGCTTCTGTGGCTCCTGCACAGATGGCCGCTGCTGTACCCCTCACAGAACCAAAACCGCGCTGGTGGACTTCCAGTGTGCTAATGGTAAAACCGCACGGAGGCTGGTCATGGTGATCATGACGTGTGCCTGCCACAGCCACTGCCCTCGAGACAATGCTGTGTGGCCTCCATCAGAGCTGGGTTACACTGGCATGAGAATATAG
- the LOC115794892 gene encoding E3 ubiquitin-protein ligase TRIM4-like, translating into MAAASSFLSEDQLQCSICLDVFTEPVSIPCGHNFCKACLTKHWDSNNRCQCPLCNEKFNKGLKLCVNTGFRDVVENFKTRHVISDNNAPVKPGQVPCDCCPGNKYRASKTCLVCLASFCETHLEPHKQVAALKRHKLTDPVHNLEDKICKKHNRILEFFCRTEQTRVCTLCTEHNAHDTVPLEEEYVDKKAQMGKEKVPEMKQKQRKNTQKTQKMKVELQSKKKGKGGAKANSVVSDQMVGSSNFSFRNEDPQCMNGYSYVPKNRGLSEGSFFLEFQVQGRTDWVLGVVTESMQRHSTFRPNPRNQNRIVRSGSKSCRCRRCLQMPVLRRRPETVMDYEQGCLFFYDPDNAMVIYSVTGCNFSERIFLFFHLFEEVSCAQRIRRKFQDILQDPESNVIYLFWFALVVIALISFCMS; encoded by the coding sequence ATGGCTGCAGCCAGCAGTTTTCTGTCTGAAGACCAGCTCCAGTGCTCCATCTGTCTGGATGTCTTCACTGAGCCTGTTTCTATTCCCTGTGGACACAACTTCTGCAAAGCCTGTCTCACCAAACACTGGGACAGCAACAACCGATGTCAGTGTCCACTTTGCAATGAGAAGTTCAACAAAGGGCTCAAACTTTGCGTCAACACCGGATTCAGGGACGTTGTGGAGAATTTTAAAACACGCCATGTAATATCTGACAATAATGCACCAGTCAAACCTGGGCAGGTGCCATGTGATTGTTGCCCTGGCAATAAGTACAGAGCCtctaaaacctgtttggtctgttTGGCCTCTTTTTGCGAGACACATCTAGAGCCTCACAAACAAGTTGCTGCTTTAAAAAGGCACAAACTGACTGATCCTGTGCACAACCTGGAGGACAAAATATGTAAGAAGCACAACAGAATTTTAGAGTTCTTCTGCAGGACAGAGCAGACTCGTGTTTGTACCCTGTGTACAGAACATAATGCTCATGATACCGTCCCTTTGGAGGAAGAGTATGTTGATAAAAAGGCTCAGATGGGGAAGGAAAAAGTAccagaaatgaaacaaaaacagagaaagaacaCTCAGAAGACTCAGAAGATGAAGGTAGAACTGCAGAGCAAAAAGAAAGGCAAAGGTGGCGCAAAAGCAAATAGTGTGGTGTCTGATCAGATGGTAGGCTCTTCTAATTTTTCTTTTCGCAATGAAGACCCACAATGTATGAATGGATATTCCTACGTCCCCAAAAATAGGGGCTTGTCcgaagggagttttttccttgaGTTTCAGGTCCAAGGGAGGACCGACTGGGTTTTAGGAGTAGTCACAGAGTCGATGCAAAGACACAGCACATTCAGGCCAAACCCTAGAAATCAAAATAGGATTGTGAGGTCAGGAAGCAAAAGCTGCAGATGTCGAAGATGCCTGCAAATGCCTGTTTTAAGAAGGAGGCCTGAGACAGTCATGGATTATGAGCAGGGGTGCTTGTTCTTCTATGATCCAGACAATGCAATGGTGATTTACTCTGTTACAGGCTGCAACTTCAGTGAGAGgattttcctgttctttcatCTTTTTGAGGAAGTTAGCTGTGCACAGAGGATACGGAGGAAGTTCCAAGACATTTTACAAGATCCAGAATCAAATGTCATTTACTTGTTTTGGTTTGCTTTGGTGGTCATTGCTCTAATTTCATTTTGTATGTCATAA